In Crassostrea angulata isolate pt1a10 chromosome 6, ASM2561291v2, whole genome shotgun sequence, a genomic segment contains:
- the LOC128188419 gene encoding sodium- and chloride-dependent GABA transporter ine-like, translating into MLARQNWSKNVEFLLAAIGYCVGLGNVWRFPYLCYSSGGGAFLVPFFLMLILCAVPLLYMELAVGQYTQNGPVGALAKLCPLFKGAGLATVVISFLFTTYYNVIIAWAFYYLFHCFQSVLPWTACDHDWNSPNCWDGTATQNYTNSTTNTSYLGPAMKPNGTISPTEDFYQSYVLERSSGIEETGRLKWELALILLMCWVIVYFCIWKGPKSTGKVVYFTATFPYVVLVVLLVRGVTLPGSLNGILFFIRPKWELLLDPKVWVNAAAQNFNSIGIAFGGIITMSSYNKFNNRIIKDVLVIAVVDAITCLLAGFAIFSILGNLAENQGKDVGDVIQQGPGLVFVIYPEAFTTMPVPQLFAAVFFFMLINLGIDSQFASTEVIVTTINDHFHPQVKKYLKRKEVLVAVVCALSFLCGLPNVTQGGYYFFSLIDHYAAAVSLMYLAFFEVIAITWFYGARRLGRNIKEMNGSTPNIFFIVCWYFISPLFIFGIWLFSMISYRPFQLDGYDYPVWATVLGWFIAALSVLCVPIGMVHSIYQAKGNNLWQKLKNSIVSPLDDPNEIFHLNLYNGGPEKKENFDAI; encoded by the exons ATGTTAGCTAGACAGAACTGGAGTAAGAATGTGGAGTTCCTGCTAGCTGCCATTGGGTACTGTGTGGGACTGGGGAATGTGTGGAGGTTTCCATACCTATGCTACAGCAGTGGAGGCG GTGCCTTTCTGGTGCCGTTTTTCCTGATGTTGATTCTGTGTGCCGTTCCCCTGCTGTATATGGAGTTGGCGGTGGGACAGTACACACAGAACGGACCTGTCGGGGCTCTAGCCAAGCTCTGTCCTCTCTTCAAAG GAGCTGGCCTGGCCACAGTTGTGATATCATTCCTCTTCACGACTTACTACAATGTCATCATCGCCTGGGCGTTTTACTACCTCTTCCATTGCTTCCAGTCGGTTCTTCCATGGACTGCCTGTGATCACGACTGGAACTCTCCGAACTGTTGGGATGGCACTGCCACTCAAAACTACACCAATTCAACGACAAATACCTCGTATCTAGGGCCTGCAATGAAGCCTAATGGGACAATTTCTCCTACAGAGGATTTCTATCA GAGTTACGTGCTGGAGAGGTCCAGTGGTATCGAGGAGACAGGTCGGCTCAAGTGGGAGCTGGCCCTCATACTGCTCATGTGCTGGGTCATCGTGTACTTCTGTATATGGAAGGGGCCAAAATCTACAGGAAAG GTTGTGTATTTTACCGCTACATTTCCATACGTCGTTCTTGTCGTCCTATTGGTAAGGGGGGTAACTCTCCCTGGATCTCTCAATGGCATTCTTTTCTTCATCAGGCCAAAATGGGAACTACTTCTGGATCCAAAG GTGTGGGTAAATGCCGCAGCCCAGAACTTCAATTCAATTGGTATAGCATTTGGGGGAATCATTACCATGTCCAGTTATAACAAGTTCAACAACAGAATCATAAA AGATGTGTTAGTGATAGCAGTAGTGGACGCCATTACCTGTCTGCTGGCCGGGTTTGCTATCTTCTCCATTCTGGGAAATCTGGCTGAAAACCAGGGCAAGGATGTGGGTGATGTCATACAACAAG GTCCTGGACTAGTTTTTGTGATTTATCCCGAAGCCTTTACAACGATGCCAGTCCCACAACTCTTTGCCGCCGTGTTCTTCTTTATGTTGATTAATCTAGGAATTGATAGCCAG TTTGCATCTACCGAGGTGATTGTCACCACGATCAACGACCACTTCCATCCACAAGTCAAGAAATACCTGAAGAGGAAGGAGGTACTGGTGGCAGTTGTCTGTGCTCTCTCCTTTCTGTGTGGATTGCCAAATGTTACTCAG GGTGGTTACTACTTTTTCTCTCTGATTGATCACTATGCAGCAGCCGTCTCTCTCATGTACTTGGCATTCTTTGAAGTCATTGCAATCACATGGTTTTATG gTGCTCGTCGATTGGGAAGAAATATCAAGGAGATGAATGGCAGCACtccaaatatatttttcattgtgtgCTGGTATTTCATATCACCACTGTTCATTTTT GGTATATGGTTGTTCAGCATGATAAGCTACCGTCCGTTCCAGTTGGATGGTTATGACTACCCAGTCTGGGCGACAGTACTAGGGTGGTTTATCGCCGCTCTGTCCGTCCTGTGTGTACCCATAGGAATGGTACACTCCATTTATCAagcaaaggggaataacttgTGGCAG aaattgAAGAACTCCATAGTGTCCCCACTAGATGATCCAAACGAGATCTTCCATCTTAATCTTTACAATGGAGGAccagaaaagaaagaaaactttGATGCTATTTAA